One segment of Clostridium botulinum DNA contains the following:
- a CDS encoding ABC transporter substrate-binding protein, whose translation MRKLKRVSSVILAFILITTFFIGCGKSKEVTGKDEQAITVEDQLGRKVEIKGEVNKIISSYPITTSLLVALDLKDKVAGVEMKPKDRELYRRVAPEFLDKPQVGSAKSISVEECAKINPDLVIIPTRIKEMIPKFEELNIPVIAVEPESLDSFLDCVKLLGKSTNTENRANEIVKYYEDNLEKVKKLNENNANKPKVYLSGSTNILRTCTSKMYQNYMIEASGGNNVTSSLEDGYWVDISAEQLLAYNPDIIYIVQYAKYSVEDVLNDERLKDLNAVKNKKVFVIPSVIEPWDYPTPSSILGILWMINDINPDKYSTEEFEKTAKDFYKKFFNLEVDNKDIGI comes from the coding sequence TTCATCAGTGATATTAGCATTCATATTAATAACAACTTTTTTTATTGGATGTGGAAAAAGTAAAGAGGTAACGGGTAAAGATGAACAAGCTATTACCGTTGAAGATCAGTTAGGAAGAAAAGTAGAAATAAAAGGCGAAGTAAATAAGATAATATCAAGTTATCCTATTACAACATCACTTTTGGTAGCTCTAGATCTTAAGGATAAGGTTGCAGGAGTTGAAATGAAACCAAAAGATAGGGAACTTTATAGAAGAGTTGCACCAGAATTTTTAGATAAACCACAAGTAGGTTCAGCTAAAAGCATAAGTGTAGAAGAGTGTGCAAAAATAAATCCAGATTTAGTTATAATTCCAACTAGAATTAAAGAAATGATTCCAAAGTTTGAAGAACTTAATATTCCAGTTATAGCTGTTGAACCAGAATCGTTAGATTCATTTTTAGATTGTGTAAAGCTTTTAGGAAAATCTACTAATACAGAAAACAGAGCAAATGAAATAGTAAAATATTACGAAGATAATTTAGAAAAAGTAAAGAAACTAAATGAGAATAATGCCAATAAACCTAAGGTTTATTTATCAGGAAGTACAAATATTTTAAGAACATGTACATCAAAAATGTACCAAAATTATATGATAGAAGCTTCTGGTGGAAATAATGTAACTTCATCTCTTGAAGATGGTTATTGGGTAGATATATCAGCTGAACAATTGTTAGCTTATAACCCAGATATTATTTATATAGTTCAATATGCAAAATATAGCGTAGAAGATGTTCTTAATGATGAAAGATTAAAAGATCTTAATGCAGTTAAAAATAAGAAAGTCTTTGTTATTCCATCAGTAATAGAACCTTGGGATTATCCTACTCCATCATCAATTCTAGGTATTCTTTGGATGATAAATGATATTAATCCAGATAAATATTCAACAGAAGAATTTGAAAAGACAGCAAAAGATTTTTATAAAAAATTCTTTAATCTAGAAGTAGATAATAAGGATATTGGGATATGA
- a CDS encoding FecCD family ABC transporter permease gives MNLKYSKVISSIVLLLLIIISLLIGRYNIKPIDIINTMLHGQSNSLEFNLIWNIRFSRVVLVSISGAALSLSGIVYQSIFQNPIVSADVLGVSSGASLGAAIAIVFLPFSPIIIQVMAFAFGIGAVVFSLLLSRQMRSNRILALIIAGIVTGAISSSFLMIIKYLADPYKELPSIDFWLMGGFYNSTWNNVVYVFILTTISAVILFLLRWKLKVLTMGDDQAKLLGVNVKVIRIIAIFSATLLVSTVVSVAGIISWIGLLAPHIVKFYAKDDISEVMGLTMVVGAIILIIADTIARSLTSVEIPVSILTSLVGAPFLVYILNRKENTIR, from the coding sequence ATGAATTTAAAATATTCCAAAGTGATAAGCAGTATAGTGTTATTGTTGTTAATAATTATATCTCTATTAATAGGGAGATATAATATTAAACCAATAGATATAATAAATACTATGTTACATGGACAATCTAATTCATTGGAATTTAATTTAATATGGAACATAAGATTTTCAAGGGTAGTATTAGTTTCAATAAGTGGAGCTGCATTATCACTATCAGGAATTGTTTATCAAAGTATTTTTCAAAATCCTATAGTATCTGCTGATGTACTTGGTGTAAGCTCAGGAGCTTCGCTAGGTGCAGCAATTGCCATAGTATTTTTACCTTTTTCGCCAATAATAATTCAAGTAATGGCATTTGCTTTTGGAATAGGAGCAGTTGTATTCTCATTGCTGTTATCTAGACAAATGAGAAGTAATAGAATATTAGCTCTTATTATAGCGGGAATTGTAACTGGTGCAATATCATCATCATTTTTAATGATAATAAAGTATTTAGCAGATCCATATAAGGAATTACCATCAATAGACTTTTGGTTAATGGGTGGATTTTATAATAGCACATGGAACAATGTAGTTTATGTATTTATATTAACAACTATATCAGCAGTAATATTATTTTTATTAAGATGGAAATTAAAAGTTCTTACTATGGGAGATGACCAAGCAAAACTATTAGGAGTAAATGTTAAGGTTATTAGAATAATTGCTATATTTTCAGCAACTCTTTTAGTATCAACTGTAGTTTCAGTAGCAGGTATTATAAGCTGGATAGGCTTACTAGCACCCCATATAGTAAAATTTTATGCTAAAGATGATATATCAGAGGTTATGGGATTAACTATGGTAGTTGGAGCAATAATCCTTATAATAGCAGATACTATTGCAAGGAGTTTAACTTCAGTAGAAATTCCAGTTAGTATATTAACTTCGTTAGTTGGTGCACCATTTTTAGTTTATATTCTTAATCGAAAGGAAAATACTATTAGATGA
- a CDS encoding ABC transporter ATP-binding protein, whose protein sequence is MKNDLEINNLTVKYSNKTVLKDINLALNKGEVTILLGLNGAGKTTLLKSMIGLMKRTTGEVIYNNEDILKLSNKERGKLISYIPQNLHTSQNYSVKDVILMGITPYLGMFDMPSKEHHELVNDILKKLNIEYLKDKYISEISGGERRLVYLARIFIQNSKIILLDEPNTFLDYVKQHEFFKFISDLIRTNNLINLITVHDINLALRYADKIVILSSNEIVDVIDCKVNGYEKKFVSLMEKIYNKKLEIAYTKFGPVIVC, encoded by the coding sequence ATGAAAAACGATTTAGAAATAAATAATTTAACTGTTAAATATTCAAATAAAACAGTACTAAAAGATATCAATTTAGCACTTAATAAAGGTGAAGTTACAATACTTTTAGGATTAAATGGAGCTGGAAAAACTACCTTATTAAAGTCTATGATTGGACTTATGAAAAGAACTACTGGTGAAGTAATTTATAATAATGAGGATATATTAAAACTTTCTAATAAAGAGAGAGGAAAATTAATATCTTATATTCCTCAAAATTTGCATACAAGCCAGAATTACAGTGTAAAAGATGTAATTCTTATGGGTATTACACCATACCTTGGAATGTTTGATATGCCAAGTAAAGAGCATCATGAATTAGTTAACGATATTTTAAAAAAATTAAATATAGAATATTTAAAAGATAAATATATAAGTGAAATAAGTGGTGGAGAACGAAGGCTTGTTTACTTAGCTAGAATATTTATTCAAAATTCCAAGATTATTCTTTTGGATGAACCAAATACTTTTTTAGATTATGTAAAACAGCATGAATTTTTTAAATTTATCAGTGATTTGATAAGAACAAATAATTTGATTAATTTAATTACAGTACATGACATTAATTTAGCATTAAGGTATGCAGATAAAATAGTTATATTAAGTTCTAATGAAATAGTTGATGTTATAGATTGTAAAGTCAATGGGTATGAGAAAAAATTCGTAAGTTTGATGGAGAAAATATACAATAAAAAACTTGAAATTGCTTATACAAAATTTGGCCCAGTTATAGTTTGTTAG
- the yqeC gene encoding selenium cofactor biosynthesis protein YqeC produces the protein MKIFKCENRKIDNVTSLIQALNIDINKKMIISFVGGGGKTSSIYELGSELSKLGKKVIITTTTHMQMPEKNFALTDKENDILNLLDTENMITVGQKCIKKSDDDKYRNLISKENIVCDKNKGREKIQGFSIESTKNLIKYCDFLLIEADGAKRLPLKIPANHEPVILEESNLVIGVCGIDAVGQSIKEICHRKELVTEFLNVDEEHKINEEDIAQILSSEKGQRKNVKCDYKVIVNKVDNEEKLNIAKNIFNEFLKLGINELIFTTFKNYI, from the coding sequence ATGAAAATTTTTAAATGTGAGAATAGGAAAATAGATAATGTAACATCACTAATACAAGCATTAAATATAGATATTAATAAAAAAATGATAATTTCATTTGTTGGTGGTGGCGGTAAGACGAGTTCAATATATGAATTAGGATCTGAGTTAAGTAAATTAGGCAAGAAGGTTATTATAACGACTACAACTCATATGCAGATGCCTGAAAAAAATTTTGCTCTAACAGATAAAGAGAACGATATTTTAAACTTATTAGATACTGAAAATATGATTACTGTAGGGCAAAAATGTATTAAGAAGTCTGATGATGATAAATATAGAAATCTAATTAGTAAAGAAAATATTGTATGTGATAAGAATAAAGGCAGAGAAAAAATACAAGGATTTTCAATTGAATCTACTAAAAACTTAATAAAATATTGTGACTTTTTATTGATAGAAGCAGATGGAGCAAAAAGATTGCCATTAAAAATACCAGCAAATCATGAGCCTGTAATACTAGAAGAAAGTAATTTAGTTATAGGAGTATGTGGTATTGATGCAGTAGGTCAAAGTATTAAGGAAATATGTCATAGAAAAGAATTAGTTACAGAGTTTTTAAATGTAGATGAAGAACATAAAATCAATGAAGAAGATATAGCGCAAATTTTATCCAGTGAAAAAGGTCAAAGGAAAAATGTTAAGTGTGATTATAAAGTTATTGTAAATAAAGTTGATAATGAAGAAAAACTAAATATAGCCAAGAATATTTTTAATGAATTTTTAAAGTTAGGAATTAATGAATTAATATTCACAACTTTTAAAAACTATATTTAA
- the yqeB gene encoding selenium-dependent molybdenum cofactor biosynthesis protein YqeB: MIVIKGAGDLATGVATRLKKCGFNIVMTEISQPTTVRRTVAFSQVVYDEKVEVEGITAVLASNKEDINKIVEEGNVAVLVDEKAKIIDEIKPEIIIDAIIAKKNLGTKIDDANIVIALGPGFTAGIDCHCVIETKRGHYLGKAIYKGSAIPNTGVPGEVGGFSKERIIRATTDGKILPVSKIGDYVKKGDIVAYVNETPVLAKLDGIVRGMLQKDVSVFKGMKSGDIDPRCEKNHCFTISDKARSIGGGVLEAILYLSNFKF, encoded by the coding sequence ATGATAGTAATAAAAGGTGCTGGAGATTTGGCAACTGGAGTTGCCACTAGGTTAAAAAAATGTGGGTTTAATATAGTTATGACAGAAATTTCACAGCCAACTACAGTAAGAAGAACAGTAGCCTTTTCGCAAGTTGTTTATGATGAAAAAGTAGAGGTTGAAGGGATAACAGCAGTGCTTGCTTCAAATAAAGAAGACATAAATAAAATTGTTGAAGAAGGCAATGTAGCAGTTTTAGTTGATGAAAAAGCAAAAATAATCGATGAAATTAAGCCTGAAATAATAATCGATGCTATTATAGCTAAGAAAAATTTAGGTACAAAAATTGATGATGCAAATATTGTAATCGCTTTAGGTCCAGGATTTACAGCAGGGATTGATTGTCATTGTGTCATTGAAACGAAAAGAGGTCATTATTTAGGAAAAGCAATATATAAAGGAAGTGCTATACCTAATACAGGGGTTCCAGGTGAAGTAGGGGGTTTTAGTAAAGAAAGAATAATAAGGGCTACAACCGATGGAAAAATATTACCTGTATCTAAGATAGGAGATTATGTGAAAAAGGGAGATATAGTAGCATATGTTAATGAGACTCCGGTTTTGGCAAAATTGGATGGTATAGTACGCGGAATGCTTCAGAAAGATGTCAGTGTTTTTAAAGGAATGAAAAGTGGAGACATTGATCCAAGGTGTGAAAAAAATCATTGTTTTACAATTTCAGATAAAGCTAGATCAATAGGCGGAGGAGTTTTAGAAGCAATTTTGTATTTGAGTAATTTTAAGTTTTAG
- the yedF gene encoding sulfurtransferase-like selenium metabolism protein YedF, whose protein sequence is MNKIVDAKGKNCPIPVIMAKKEIDNGNVNFVVEVDNKIANENLKKLGNSMSFEIKSKEVSGIFKVHFFKGERDNNQSEICEECNEIIEEIKKDKLSTWSIFIGKEIIGSGSEELGKSLMKMYFYTMTESDDLPKSILFMNEGVKIPALNEQIVEHLKYLEKKGVEILVCGTCLNFYGLEEELKVGKVSNMYEISNYMKSSSKVITL, encoded by the coding sequence ATGAATAAAATAGTTGATGCAAAGGGAAAGAATTGTCCAATACCTGTAATAATGGCAAAGAAGGAAATTGATAATGGAAATGTTAATTTTGTAGTTGAAGTTGATAATAAAATAGCTAATGAGAATCTAAAGAAATTAGGAAATAGTATGAGCTTTGAAATAAAATCTAAAGAAGTTAGTGGAATATTTAAAGTACATTTTTTTAAGGGGGAAAGGGATAATAATCAATCAGAAATCTGTGAAGAATGTAATGAGATAATAGAGGAAATTAAAAAAGATAAATTAAGTACATGGTCAATATTTATTGGAAAGGAAATTATAGGTTCTGGAAGTGAAGAACTTGGAAAGTCTCTTATGAAGATGTACTTTTATACAATGACAGAATCTGATGATTTACCAAAATCAATTTTATTTATGAATGAAGGAGTAAAAATACCAGCATTAAATGAACAAATTGTAGAACATCTAAAATATTTGGAAAAAAAAGGTGTTGAAATATTAGTTTGTGGTACATGCCTTAACTTTTATGGATTAGAAGAAGAATTGAAAGTTGGAAAAGTAAGTAACATGTATGAAATATCTAATTATATGAAATCATCATCAAAAGTTATTACTTTATAG
- the selD gene encoding selenide, water dikinase SelD, with amino-acid sequence MSKNIKLTSLTKNSGCAAKIGPGVLHSVLSSLPKFEDENLIVGFDTSDDACVYKINDDTVVIKTVDFFPPMVDDPYTFGQVAAANALSDVYAMGGNPSIAMNLICFPSCLDISIMREILAGGYDKVKEAGAVIAGGHTIADPTPKYGLCVSGFARPEEILSNSNAKIGDVIILTKPLGIGIMNTAAKAELIGENKIKEVTSIMSTLNKYAKECTSGLEIHSCTDVTGFGLIGHGYEMASGSKKTIEIFSEYVPIIDGALDYAKMGIIPEGMYNNLDYLKDKFVVEANISQELQDVLIDPQTSGGLLLSLPEKHAKEFLSRIEKFTPYAKIIGQVLDKGDKPIVIK; translated from the coding sequence ATGTCAAAGAATATAAAACTTACGAGTTTAACTAAAAATTCAGGGTGTGCAGCTAAGATAGGACCAGGAGTTCTTCATAGCGTATTAAGTAGTTTACCTAAGTTTGAAGATGAAAATTTAATTGTTGGATTTGATACAAGTGATGATGCTTGTGTATACAAAATTAATGATGATACGGTAGTAATAAAAACAGTAGATTTTTTTCCACCAATGGTAGATGATCCATATACCTTTGGACAAGTTGCAGCTGCTAATGCACTTAGTGACGTTTATGCTATGGGTGGAAATCCTTCAATAGCAATGAATCTAATTTGTTTTCCTTCTTGTTTAGATATATCAATTATGCGTGAGATACTTGCAGGAGGTTACGACAAGGTAAAAGAAGCTGGAGCAGTAATTGCAGGCGGACATACTATAGCTGATCCTACGCCTAAATATGGACTTTGTGTAAGTGGATTTGCACGTCCAGAAGAAATACTTTCAAATAGCAATGCTAAAATTGGAGATGTGATTATACTTACTAAACCTTTAGGAATTGGAATTATGAATACTGCAGCAAAAGCAGAATTAATAGGTGAAAATAAAATTAAAGAAGTTACATCAATAATGTCTACATTAAATAAGTATGCAAAGGAATGTACTTCTGGATTAGAGATTCATTCATGTACTGATGTCACTGGATTTGGACTTATTGGGCATGGTTATGAAATGGCAAGTGGAAGTAAAAAGACAATAGAGATTTTTAGTGAATATGTACCAATTATAGATGGGGCATTAGATTATGCAAAGATGGGGATTATACCTGAAGGTATGTACAATAATCTTGATTATTTAAAAGATAAGTTTGTAGTAGAAGCTAATATATCACAAGAGTTACAAGATGTATTAATAGATCCACAAACATCAGGCGGATTATTGCTTTCACTTCCAGAAAAACACGCAAAAGAATTTTTATCAAGAATAGAAAAGTTCACGCCATATGCTAAGATAATAGGTCAAGTACTAGATAAAGGTGACAAACCTATAGTTATTAAATAA
- a CDS encoding double-cubane-cluster-containing anaerobic reductase — MELQKNLPEIFEEFAEGRRNAFIKAKELKDKNIPLIGAFCTYFPQELGLAMGAATVSVCSTSDETIAAAEQDLPRNLCPLIKSSYGFAKTDKCPFFFFSDLIVGETTCDGKKKMYEYLSEFKPVHVMELPNSQREDGLELWKNEIIRLKSSLEKMFDVKITEDDIRKSIKIKNNERKALKKFYELGKREPVSMLGQDMFKVINGTTFSFDKEKIPEQINEVIEKINCEYESEKKYESKPRILITGCPIGGATEKVIKAIEDNGAYVVAFENCSVAKAVDELVDEENPDVYDALARKYLSIGCSCMTPNPNRIKLLNKMIDEYKVDAVIDVVLTACHTYNVETLSVKRFVNDEKSKPYMSVETDFSLNDIGQLNTRMAAFIEML; from the coding sequence ATGGAATTACAAAAAAATTTACCAGAGATATTTGAAGAGTTTGCAGAAGGAAGAAGAAATGCGTTTATTAAGGCTAAAGAACTTAAAGATAAAAATATACCTTTAATTGGAGCATTTTGTACTTACTTTCCACAAGAATTAGGATTAGCTATGGGAGCAGCTACAGTTTCAGTATGTTCAACATCTGATGAAACTATTGCAGCAGCAGAGCAGGATCTTCCACGTAATTTATGTCCTTTAATAAAATCTAGTTATGGTTTTGCGAAGACTGACAAATGTCCTTTCTTTTTCTTTTCAGATTTAATTGTTGGAGAAACAACCTGCGATGGAAAAAAGAAAATGTATGAATATCTTTCAGAATTTAAGCCGGTACATGTTATGGAACTTCCAAATTCTCAACGTGAAGATGGACTAGAATTATGGAAAAATGAAATTATTAGATTAAAGTCATCTTTAGAAAAAATGTTTGATGTAAAAATAACAGAAGATGATATAAGAAAGTCTATAAAAATAAAAAATAATGAACGTAAAGCATTAAAGAAATTTTATGAATTAGGAAAAAGAGAACCTGTTTCAATGTTAGGGCAAGATATGTTTAAAGTTATAAATGGAACAACATTTAGCTTTGACAAAGAAAAGATTCCAGAGCAAATTAACGAGGTAATTGAAAAGATTAATTGTGAATATGAATCTGAAAAAAAATATGAATCTAAGCCTCGTATATTAATAACTGGATGTCCTATTGGAGGAGCAACTGAAAAAGTTATTAAAGCAATTGAAGATAATGGAGCTTATGTAGTAGCTTTTGAAAATTGTAGTGTTGCAAAAGCAGTTGATGAATTAGTAGATGAGGAAAATCCAGATGTTTATGATGCTCTTGCACGTAAATATTTATCTATAGGATGTTCTTGTATGACTCCTAATCCAAATAGAATTAAACTTCTTAATAAAATGATTGATGAATATAAAGTAGATGCTGTAATTGATGTTGTATTAACAGCTTGTCACACATATAACGTTGAGACTTTATCAGTTAAAAGATTTGTAAATGATGAAAAAAGTAAGCCATACATGAGTGTTGAAACTGACTTTTCTCTTAATGATATTGGTCAATTAAATACTAGAATGGCTGCATTTATAGAGATGCTTTAA
- a CDS encoding acyl-CoA dehydratase activase produces MSKYTLGIDSGSTTTKGVLFDGKTIIRTMLVKTAAKPRESISKIYNELYSNNVKYTITTGYGRELLKEADKTITEITCHAKGAAFLNPNIKGVIDIGGQDSKAILLDESLNVVDFLMNDKCAAGTGRFVEVMMRILEEDITNIDEFVKDRKPVNITSMCTVFAESEIISLLAKDVHRGDIALGIIHSICRRTANFAQKLNLKDEIFFSGGLASSEVFRETLESYIKQKVSINELSQFAGAIGAATIGYKKIK; encoded by the coding sequence ATGAGTAAATATACTTTAGGAATTGATTCGGGATCAACAACAACTAAAGGTGTATTGTTTGATGGTAAAACAATTATTAGAACAATGCTTGTAAAAACAGCAGCAAAACCGAGGGAAAGTATTTCCAAAATTTATAATGAACTGTACTCTAATAACGTAAAGTACACAATAACTACAGGTTATGGTAGAGAGTTATTAAAAGAAGCTGATAAAACTATTACAGAAATAACTTGCCATGCAAAGGGTGCGGCATTTTTGAATCCTAATATTAAAGGTGTTATAGATATAGGAGGACAGGATTCTAAGGCTATTTTATTAGATGAATCATTAAATGTTGTAGATTTTCTAATGAATGATAAATGTGCTGCTGGAACTGGTAGATTTGTTGAAGTTATGATGAGAATTTTAGAAGAAGATATAACTAATATTGATGAATTTGTAAAAGATAGAAAGCCTGTAAATATCACTAGTATGTGTACTGTTTTTGCAGAGAGTGAAATTATTAGTCTTCTTGCAAAAGATGTTCATAGAGGGGATATTGCTCTTGGAATTATTCATTCAATTTGTAGACGAACAGCTAATTTTGCTCAAAAATTAAATTTAAAAGATGAGATATTTTTTAGCGGTGGACTAGCATCATCAGAAGTTTTTAGAGAAACACTTGAAAGTTATATTAAACAAAAAGTATCAATTAATGAATTAAGCCAATTTGCCGGGGCAATTGGTGCAGCCACTATTGGATATAAAAAAATCAAATAA
- a CDS encoding nucleotidyltransferase family protein, translated as MMKINLILLASGDSTRFRSNKLLTIVNNKPMYMNVIDEVLKINFHKIVLVTKYEEIKLALLNKNIEIVMNKNSELGISHSIELAMKMDVEADAYMFMVCDQPFIKSQTIENLIFRFMESKKGMACVEFNGNLGNPTIFSKKYIDELLNLKGDVGGKAVMKKHLDDLEKVSIVDEMEIKDIDTREELINISYNNIYEVKE; from the coding sequence ATGATGAAAATAAATTTAATATTATTAGCATCAGGGGATAGTACTAGATTTAGAAGCAATAAGTTGTTAACTATTGTTAATAATAAACCAATGTATATGAATGTAATAGATGAGGTTTTAAAAATAAATTTTCATAAAATAGTTTTAGTTACTAAATATGAAGAGATTAAATTAGCTTTGTTAAATAAAAATATTGAAATTGTTATGAATAAGAATAGTGAACTTGGAATATCTCATTCTATTGAGCTTGCAATGAAAATGGATGTTGAAGCAGATGCATATATGTTTATGGTTTGTGACCAACCATTTATAAAGTCACAAACTATAGAAAATTTAATATTTAGATTCATGGAAAGTAAAAAGGGAATGGCATGTGTTGAGTTTAATGGAAATTTAGGTAATCCAACTATATTTTCAAAAAAATATATTGATGAATTGCTTAATTTAAAGGGTGATGTTGGAGGAAAAGCAGTTATGAAAAAACACCTTGATGATTTAGAGAAAGTTTCTATTGTTGATGAGATGGAAATTAAGGATATAGATACTAGAGAAGAATTAATTAATATATCCTACAATAATATATATGAGGTAAAAGAATGA
- a CDS encoding XdhC family protein, which produces MMKKKFYKDLFEKLNLNKEVFIVTVIQGSYDGKNIVGQKLFKSKKFMVIENDNLKNFWDEILSKIDFDKGTYVLELDNDIKLFIEYIIGKPNLIVCGGGHVALPLCEMANLLEFNVTVIDNREEFANKERFPMVSNVICKDFNEAFEEVEFNKNSYFAIVTRGHKYDRECLEIILKNDFYYVGMIGSKGKVQFVISSLLEKGYKKEDIDKVHTPIGLSIGAKTPAEVAVSILSEIIQVKNEKIISTIPDDISNTISNANEPMILTTIIEKHGSGPRDPGTKMLIKKNGEFIGTVGGGSVEYSVYKRALKLFEEKESILEEYNLSNSASAKLGMACGGHIKVFFEFINCDCNKTK; this is translated from the coding sequence ATGATGAAGAAAAAATTTTATAAAGATCTTTTTGAAAAGTTAAATTTAAACAAAGAAGTATTTATAGTCACTGTTATACAGGGATCATATGACGGTAAAAATATAGTAGGCCAAAAGCTATTTAAAAGTAAGAAATTTATGGTTATAGAAAATGATAATCTTAAAAATTTCTGGGATGAAATTTTAAGTAAAATAGATTTTGATAAAGGCACATATGTTTTAGAACTTGATAATGATATAAAATTATTTATAGAGTATATTATAGGAAAGCCTAATTTAATTGTTTGTGGTGGTGGACATGTTGCATTACCTTTATGTGAAATGGCAAATTTATTAGAGTTTAATGTTACTGTAATCGATAATAGAGAAGAATTTGCGAATAAAGAAAGATTTCCTATGGTAAGTAATGTTATATGTAAAGATTTTAATGAAGCATTTGAAGAAGTAGAATTTAATAAAAATAGTTATTTCGCTATAGTTACAAGAGGTCACAAATATGATAGAGAATGTTTAGAAATAATACTTAAAAATGATTTTTATTATGTTGGAATGATTGGTAGTAAAGGAAAAGTACAATTTGTAATAAGTAGTTTATTAGAAAAAGGATATAAAAAAGAAGATATTGATAAAGTACATACTCCAATAGGTCTTAGCATAGGTGCTAAAACACCAGCAGAAGTAGCAGTAAGTATTTTATCAGAAATAATACAAGTAAAAAATGAAAAAATAATAAGTACTATACCAGATGATATATCTAATACTATATCAAATGCAAATGAGCCAATGATTTTAACTACAATAATTGAGAAGCATGGATCAGGTCCTAGAGATCCTGGTACAAAAATGCTTATAAAGAAAAATGGTGAATTTATTGGTACTGTTGGTGGTGGAAGTGTTGAGTATTCAGTTTATAAAAGAGCATTAAAGTTATTTGAAGAAAAAGAATCCATTTTAGAAGAATATAATTTATCAAATTCTGCGTCTGCAAAACTTGGTATGGCTTGTGGTGGGCATATAAAAGTATTTTTTGAGTTTATAAATTGTGATTGTAATAAAACTAAATAA
- the cbiQ gene encoding cobalt ECF transporter T component CbiQ, translated as MKIKLKKKSHNHSEGIYSIDFYAYQSQIGHWNSMFKVLFAFITLLFCIIADNFYVSLTVVLTMSFITIYKGGIHFREYLHLFTIPIIFMIFGSIAIAIGISTRPLGQYNLNFHWFYLYSSNESIIKTLKIMMKAFGAISAMYMMTLSTSASEIISVLRKLHIPKLIIELMNMIYRFIFILLDVQCKMKNSAQSRLGYVDFKTACYSFGSTAGNLLIVSLKKANSYYDAMESRCYDGEMTFLEEDKNIEISQLVVSIIYILCLIILWLITR; from the coding sequence ATGAAAATTAAATTAAAAAAAAAATCGCATAATCACTCAGAAGGAATATATTCAATTGACTTTTATGCATACCAATCTCAAATAGGTCATTGGAATTCTATGTTCAAGGTATTATTTGCATTTATTACATTATTATTTTGCATTATTGCAGATAATTTTTATGTATCTTTAACTGTTGTACTTACTATGTCTTTTATTACTATATACAAAGGTGGAATTCATTTTAGGGAATATTTGCATCTATTTACTATACCAATTATTTTTATGATTTTTGGTAGTATTGCAATTGCTATAGGAATATCAACACGACCACTAGGACAATATAATTTGAATTTTCACTGGTTTTATTTATATTCATCAAATGAAAGTATAATAAAAACATTGAAAATTATGATGAAGGCATTTGGAGCAATAAGTGCTATGTATATGATGACTTTATCTACATCTGCTAGTGAAATAATTTCTGTTTTACGTAAACTCCATATACCAAAGCTTATTATTGAATTAATGAACATGATATATAGATTTATATTTATTTTACTAGATGTACAATGTAAAATGAAAAATTCAGCACAATCTAGATTAGGATATGTTGATTTTAAAACAGCTTGTTATTCTTTTGGAAGCACAGCAGGAAATCTTTTGATTGTTTCTTTAAAAAAAGCAAATTCTTATTATGATGCTATGGAATCTAGATGTTATGATGGTGAGATGACTTTTTTAGAAGAAGATAAAAATATAGAAATAAGTCAACTAGTAGTATCAATAATTTATATATTATGTTTAATAATATTGTGGTTAATAACTAGATAG